The following proteins are encoded in a genomic region of Pseudomonas saponiphila:
- a CDS encoding YebC/PmpR family DNA-binding transcriptional regulator: MGAQWKVKHKEAAANAKGKIFGKLVKEITIAARNGADVATNAHLRLVVEQAKKASMPRETLERAIKKGSGQLGETVQYHRVTYEGFAPHQVPLIVECVTDNINRTVAEIRVAFRKGQLGASGSVSWDFNHVGMIEASPDTPDADPELAAIEAGAQDFEPGEEGATLFLTEPADLDAVQKALPEHGFTVLSAKLGYQPKNPVSGLSDEQMAEVEAFLEGLDNHDDVQDMFVGLAG; encoded by the coding sequence ATGGGCGCACAGTGGAAGGTTAAACACAAAGAAGCGGCAGCCAACGCCAAGGGCAAGATTTTCGGCAAGCTGGTGAAAGAGATCACCATCGCCGCACGTAACGGCGCTGACGTCGCCACCAACGCCCACCTGCGGCTGGTGGTGGAACAGGCGAAAAAGGCTTCGATGCCCCGTGAAACCCTGGAGCGTGCCATCAAGAAAGGCTCGGGCCAGCTCGGCGAAACCGTGCAGTACCACCGCGTGACCTACGAAGGTTTTGCCCCGCACCAGGTGCCGCTGATCGTTGAATGCGTGACCGACAACATCAACCGCACCGTGGCGGAAATCCGCGTGGCGTTCCGCAAGGGCCAGCTGGGCGCTTCGGGTTCGGTGTCCTGGGATTTCAACCACGTGGGCATGATCGAGGCCTCGCCGGACACTCCGGACGCCGATCCGGAACTGGCGGCCATCGAAGCCGGTGCCCAGGATTTCGAGCCGGGCGAAGAGGGCGCGACCCTGTTCCTCACCGAGCCTGCGGACCTGGATGCGGTGCAGAAGGCCCTACCTGAGCACGGCTTCACCGTGCTGTCGGCCAAGCTCGGCTACCAGCCGAAGAACCCGGTCAGCGGCCTGAGCGATGAGCAGATGGCCGAAGTCGAAGCCTTCCTCGAAGGCCTGGACAACCATGACGACGTGCAAGACATGTTCGTCGGCCTGGCGGGCTAA
- a CDS encoding cytochrome b produces MPWKNTESRYSTMTITLHWLMLVLLAVVYACIEFRGIFPKGSGGRTLIVEAHFMLGLTVFALVWLRLFARAQGVAPKILPTPPQWQRVLSTLMHWALYLFMIAMPILGWLTTSAKGHQVMFYGFDLPLLVQEDKALAKQFQGWHELLGSIGYWLIGLHALAGLYHHYVMRDNTLQRMWRQRGQA; encoded by the coding sequence ATGCCCTGGAAGAACACTGAGTCTCGCTACAGCACCATGACAATCACCTTGCACTGGCTGATGCTGGTGCTCTTGGCGGTGGTTTACGCCTGTATCGAATTTCGCGGCATCTTTCCCAAAGGCAGCGGTGGTCGCACGCTGATTGTCGAAGCTCACTTCATGCTCGGCCTGACCGTGTTTGCGCTGGTCTGGCTGCGTCTGTTCGCCCGCGCCCAGGGCGTGGCACCGAAGATCCTGCCCACCCCGCCGCAGTGGCAACGCGTCTTGTCGACTCTGATGCATTGGGCGCTGTACCTGTTCATGATCGCCATGCCGATCCTCGGCTGGCTGACCACCAGCGCCAAGGGCCATCAAGTGATGTTCTACGGTTTCGACCTGCCGCTGCTGGTGCAAGAGGACAAGGCCCTGGCCAAGCAGTTCCAGGGCTGGCACGAGCTGCTGGGCAGCATCGGTTACTGGCTGATCGGCCTGCATGCCCTGGCTGGGCTCTATCACCACTACGTGATGCGCGACAACACCCTGCAACGCATGTGGCGCCAGCGCGGTCAGGCCTGA
- a CDS encoding Csu type fimbrial protein — MAVMSALLCATAGAADLQVQVRVDVLHGCQLLGQQREAGIEQLGTLDFGSSARLDDVAGPLTAALPSGRRPRLECNPDTPYQLRVDGGLHGGVGDVRYLASNRSLGKPIPYRLYQDPARRIPLPVNVPVSGRVPDSGSVDLPLYGRIEPLAEIPRAGGYSDLLKVTLSW; from the coding sequence ATGGCTGTCATGAGCGCGTTGCTCTGTGCGACGGCAGGGGCCGCGGATCTGCAGGTACAGGTCCGGGTCGATGTGTTGCATGGCTGCCAGTTGCTGGGGCAACAGCGCGAGGCCGGTATCGAGCAGCTCGGCACTCTGGATTTCGGCAGCAGCGCGCGCCTGGATGACGTCGCGGGGCCTTTGACCGCTGCGCTGCCCAGTGGCCGCCGGCCGCGGCTGGAGTGCAATCCCGATACGCCCTATCAACTGCGTGTCGATGGCGGCCTGCATGGCGGCGTCGGCGACGTGCGCTATTTGGCCAGCAACCGCTCGCTGGGCAAACCCATTCCTTATCGTCTGTACCAGGACCCGGCCCGGCGCATACCGTTGCCGGTGAATGTCCCGGTCAGCGGACGCGTGCCGGATTCCGGCAGCGTGGATCTGCCTCTGTACGGACGTATCGAGCCCCTGGCCGAGATTCCCCGAGCCGGAGGCTATTCCGATCTATTGAAGGTGACCCTGAGCTGGTGA
- a CDS encoding 1-aminocyclopropane-1-carboxylate deaminase/D-cysteine desulfhydrase, whose product MSFPESFDWLPQAPLQRLELDWLTRAGVEVAVLRLDLIDPLISGNKWFKLTEHLAAARSLGAQGVISLGGAHSNHLHALAAAGRRFAFPTVGLLRGHPQDTPTVLDLQAFGMHLHWLGYAGYRERHAPGFWAPWQAQYPELYPVPEGGGGLAGAAGCMTLRDQVQRQLPSLGWNDYHAWWLAAGTGTTLAGLVLAEAGARPVYGALAVPEDHGVTQQVESILQQAGQGHGGYQLLDSSRGGFARVDDALRGFIQLTEQQCALPLEPLYTGKALLALQEQVMAGRFAPGYRLVFVHTGGLQGRRALLAQA is encoded by the coding sequence ATGTCCTTTCCTGAATCCTTCGACTGGTTACCCCAGGCTCCGTTGCAACGCCTGGAGCTGGACTGGCTGACCCGGGCCGGGGTCGAGGTGGCGGTATTGCGCCTGGACCTGATTGATCCGCTGATCAGCGGCAACAAGTGGTTCAAGCTCACCGAGCACCTGGCGGCGGCCCGCAGCCTGGGCGCCCAAGGCGTCATCAGCCTCGGCGGCGCCCATTCCAATCACTTGCATGCGCTGGCCGCAGCCGGCCGGCGTTTTGCCTTTCCCACGGTCGGGCTGTTGCGCGGCCATCCTCAAGACACCCCGACGGTCCTCGACCTGCAAGCCTTTGGCATGCACCTGCATTGGCTGGGCTACGCCGGTTACCGCGAACGCCACGCTCCCGGCTTCTGGGCGCCATGGCAGGCCCAGTACCCGGAGTTGTACCCGGTGCCTGAAGGCGGCGGAGGGCTGGCCGGTGCAGCGGGCTGCATGACCTTGCGCGATCAGGTACAGCGGCAGTTGCCGAGCCTGGGCTGGAACGACTATCACGCCTGGTGGCTGGCTGCCGGCACCGGCACTACCTTGGCCGGGCTGGTGCTGGCGGAGGCCGGGGCACGTCCGGTGTACGGCGCGCTGGCGGTGCCCGAGGATCACGGCGTGACGCAGCAGGTCGAGAGCATTTTGCAGCAGGCCGGACAGGGGCACGGCGGTTACCAGCTGCTGGACAGCAGCCGTGGCGGTTTTGCCCGGGTTGACGATGCGTTACGCGGGTTCATCCAGCTCACCGAGCAGCAGTGCGCGCTGCCCTTGGAGCCGTTGTACACCGGCAAGGCCTTGCTGGCCTTGCAGGAGCAGGTAATGGCCGGGCGCTTTGCTCCGGGTTACCGATTGGTCTTCGTGCACACCGGCGGCTTGCAGGGCCGCCGCGCGCTGCTGGCTCAGGCCTGA
- a CDS encoding LysR substrate-binding domain-containing protein, producing the protein MNLFQLRAFDAVAREGSFTRAAGRLFISQPAVTGHIKALEEHYQITLLRRTARRVELTEEGIKLAAITRALFGLAEEAQAMLEANRQLLTGRLEVAADGPHLVMPMLASLRKQYPGVTVNLRLGNAQETLAALLSEHADVAVLTEVEPRKGLHLQRLGESRVCALVPAGHPWLELAEGIAIEQLDQVIMVLREPGSITRRTFDEACALAQVQPRVLLELDSREAVTEAVAAQLGVGVVSSAEVGHDPRVRTVPIRGAGLVNRHMLGCIERRRDLRLIQAFFALAPA; encoded by the coding sequence ATGAACCTGTTTCAACTCCGCGCATTCGACGCCGTGGCCCGTGAAGGCAGCTTTACCCGGGCCGCCGGACGGCTGTTCATCAGCCAGCCGGCGGTCACCGGGCATATCAAGGCCCTGGAGGAGCATTACCAGATCACCTTGCTGCGGCGCACCGCGCGCCGGGTGGAACTGACCGAGGAAGGCATCAAGCTGGCGGCCATCACCCGCGCCCTGTTCGGCCTGGCCGAAGAGGCCCAGGCCATGCTTGAGGCCAACCGGCAATTGCTGACCGGGCGCCTGGAAGTAGCGGCGGATGGCCCGCATCTGGTGATGCCGATGCTCGCCAGCCTGCGCAAGCAATATCCGGGGGTGACGGTCAACCTGCGCCTGGGCAATGCCCAGGAAACCCTGGCCGCCTTGCTGTCCGAGCACGCCGACGTGGCGGTGCTGACCGAGGTCGAGCCGCGCAAGGGCCTGCACCTGCAACGCCTGGGCGAGTCGCGAGTCTGTGCCCTGGTGCCGGCAGGGCACCCATGGCTGGAGCTGGCCGAAGGCATTGCCATCGAACAACTGGACCAGGTGATCATGGTGTTGCGCGAACCCGGTTCGATTACCCGCCGTACCTTTGATGAAGCCTGCGCGCTGGCCCAGGTCCAGCCACGGGTGCTGCTGGAGCTGGATAGCCGCGAAGCAGTGACCGAGGCGGTGGCGGCGCAATTGGGGGTGGGCGTCGTCAGCTCGGCGGAAGTCGGTCACGACCCGCGGGTGCGAACCGTGCCGATTCGCGGCGCGGGCCTGGTTAACCGGCACATGCTCGGCTGCATCGAGCGACGTCGTGACCTGCGCCTGATCCAGGCTTTTTTTGCCCTGGCCCCCGCCTGA
- a CDS encoding leucine-rich repeat-containing protein kinase family protein, which produces MDTLAQLRAGQLAGIKRLDLSCGLTEFPREIFDLADSLEILNLSGNALDSLPDDLHRLTRLRILFCSDNRFREVPACVGQCAQLSMIGFKANRIERVSAAALPPQLRWLILTDNCISELPQELGNRPLLQKLMLSGNRLTRLPESLSQCHRLELLRIAANQLSELPPFLLALPRLTWLAYAGNPLESEADATALASTPSIPWSELSLQQRLGEGASGVIHQAQWQPAGQPPRAVAVKLYKGEMTSDGSPLHEMNACISAGLHPNLIRVEGRIVDHPQGQNGLVMQLIDSSYRNLAALPSLDSCSRDIYPDNAHYSASVMLRIARGIASVGAHLHAQGITHGDLYGHNTLWNETGDCLLGDFGAASFHAKDDTPQSRALQRLEVRAFGILLEELLERGDGSLSLGQQQKLTALVQRCCQPEVLARPDFAQVCEELAGL; this is translated from the coding sequence ATGGATACCCTTGCTCAACTGCGGGCCGGCCAGCTGGCCGGAATCAAGCGCCTGGACCTGTCCTGTGGACTGACCGAGTTCCCCCGGGAGATCTTCGATCTCGCCGATTCCCTGGAAATCCTCAACCTCAGCGGCAACGCCCTGGACAGCCTGCCCGATGACCTGCATCGCCTGACCCGCCTGCGCATTCTGTTCTGCTCGGACAACCGGTTTCGCGAAGTGCCGGCCTGTGTCGGCCAATGCGCGCAACTGAGCATGATCGGCTTCAAGGCCAACCGTATCGAACGGGTGTCGGCCGCCGCGCTGCCGCCGCAGTTGCGCTGGCTGATCCTCACCGACAATTGCATCAGTGAATTGCCGCAAGAGCTGGGTAACCGCCCGCTGCTGCAAAAACTCATGCTCTCCGGCAACCGCCTGACCCGGCTGCCCGAAAGCCTGAGCCAGTGCCATCGCCTGGAGCTGCTGCGGATCGCCGCCAACCAACTGAGCGAACTGCCACCCTTCCTCCTGGCCCTGCCACGCCTGACCTGGCTGGCCTACGCCGGCAACCCGCTGGAATCGGAAGCCGACGCCACGGCGCTGGCCTCCACGCCGAGCATTCCCTGGAGCGAACTGAGCTTGCAACAGCGCCTGGGGGAAGGCGCCTCGGGGGTGATTCACCAGGCCCAATGGCAACCCGCCGGGCAACCGCCGCGGGCGGTGGCGGTGAAGCTGTACAAGGGCGAGATGACCAGCGACGGCTCGCCGCTGCATGAAATGAACGCCTGCATCAGTGCCGGGCTGCACCCGAACCTGATCCGCGTCGAGGGTCGCATTGTCGATCACCCCCAAGGCCAGAACGGGCTGGTGATGCAACTGATCGACTCCAGCTACCGCAACCTAGCGGCGCTGCCGAGCCTGGACTCCTGCTCCCGGGATATCTACCCGGATAACGCGCACTACAGCGCCAGCGTGATGCTGCGTATCGCCCGCGGCATCGCTTCGGTGGGCGCCCATCTGCACGCCCAGGGCATTACCCACGGTGACCTCTACGGCCACAACACCCTGTGGAATGAAACAGGCGACTGCTTGCTGGGGGATTTTGGCGCGGCCTCCTTCCATGCCAAGGACGACACCCCGCAAAGCCGCGCACTGCAACGCCTGGAAGTGCGGGCCTTCGGCATCTTGCTGGAGGAATTGCTGGAGCGTGGAGATGGTTCGCTGAGCCTGGGGCAACAGCAGAAACTGACGGCGCTGGTGCAGCGCTGCTGTCAGCCAGAAGTACTGGCACGACCGGATTTTGCCCAGGTTTGCGAGGAACTGGCGGGGCTTTAA
- a CDS encoding NADPH-dependent 2,4-dienoyl-CoA reductase — MAGAPYPHLLAPLDLGFTTLRNRTLMGSMHTGLEEKPGGFERMAAYFAERARGGVGLMVTGGIGPNDEGGVYSGAAKLTTEEEALKHQIVTRAVHEAGGKICMQILHAGRYAYSPKQVAPSAIQAPINPFKPKELDEEGIEKQIRDFVTCSTLAQKAEYDGVEIMGSEGYFINQFLAAHTNHRTDRWGGSYENRMRLPVEIVRRVREAVGPNFIIIFRLSMLDLVEGGSTWEEIVQLAQAIERAGATLINTGIGWHEARIPTIATKVPRAAFSKVTAKLRGSVSIPLITTNRINTPEVAEQILAEGDADMVSMARPFLADPDFVNKAAEGRADEINTCIGCNQACLDHTFGGKLTSCLVNPRACHETELNYLPVKQIKKIAVVGAGPAGLSAATVAAERGHQVTLFDSASEIGGQFNIAKRVPGKEEFYETLRYFKRKLQTSHVELCLDTRVDVAQLVAGGFDEIILATGIAPRVPAIPGVEHPKVLSYLDVLLQRKPVGKSVAVIGAGGIGFDVSEFLVHQGVATSQDREAFWKEWGIDTQLEARGGVAGIKAEPHAPARQVFLLQRKKSKVGDGLGKTTGWIHRTGLKNKQVQMLNSVEYLKIDDAGLHIRIGEAGEPQVLAVDNIVICAGQDPLRELQDGLVAAGQNVHLIGGADVAAELDAKRAINQGSRLAAEL; from the coding sequence ATGGCTGGAGCACCTTACCCGCATTTGCTGGCCCCCCTCGACCTGGGTTTCACCACCCTGCGCAACCGCACCCTGATGGGGTCCATGCACACCGGCTTGGAAGAGAAGCCCGGCGGCTTCGAGCGCATGGCGGCATATTTTGCCGAGCGCGCCCGGGGCGGCGTGGGCCTGATGGTCACCGGCGGCATCGGCCCCAATGATGAGGGCGGGGTGTATTCCGGCGCGGCCAAGCTGACCACCGAGGAAGAGGCCCTCAAGCACCAGATCGTCACCCGCGCGGTGCACGAGGCCGGCGGCAAGATCTGCATGCAGATCCTCCACGCCGGGCGCTATGCCTACAGCCCCAAGCAGGTGGCGCCCAGCGCGATCCAGGCGCCGATCAACCCGTTCAAGCCCAAGGAGCTGGACGAGGAAGGCATCGAGAAGCAGATCCGCGACTTCGTCACCTGCTCGACCCTGGCCCAGAAGGCCGAGTACGACGGCGTCGAGATCATGGGGTCGGAAGGCTATTTCATTAACCAGTTCCTGGCCGCCCACACCAACCATCGCACCGACCGCTGGGGCGGCAGCTATGAGAACCGCATGCGCCTGCCGGTGGAAATCGTCCGCCGGGTGCGTGAAGCGGTTGGTCCGAACTTCATCATCATCTTCCGCCTGTCGATGCTCGACCTGGTGGAAGGCGGCAGCACCTGGGAAGAGATCGTGCAGCTGGCCCAGGCCATCGAGCGGGCTGGCGCGACCCTCATCAACACCGGGATCGGCTGGCACGAAGCGCGGATCCCGACCATCGCCACCAAGGTGCCGCGGGCCGCGTTCAGCAAGGTCACGGCCAAGTTGCGGGGTTCGGTGAGCATTCCGCTGATCACCACCAACCGCATCAATACTCCGGAAGTCGCCGAGCAGATCCTCGCCGAGGGCGATGCTGACATGGTGTCCATGGCCCGGCCGTTCCTGGCCGATCCGGATTTCGTCAACAAGGCCGCTGAAGGCCGCGCCGACGAGATCAATACCTGCATCGGCTGCAACCAGGCCTGCCTGGACCACACCTTCGGCGGCAAGCTCACCAGTTGCCTGGTCAACCCCCGGGCCTGCCATGAAACCGAGCTCAACTACCTGCCGGTCAAGCAGATCAAGAAGATTGCCGTGGTCGGTGCCGGCCCGGCGGGCCTGTCCGCTGCTACCGTGGCCGCCGAACGTGGGCATCAGGTGACCCTGTTCGACTCCGCCAGCGAGATCGGCGGCCAGTTCAATATCGCCAAGCGGGTGCCGGGCAAGGAAGAGTTCTACGAAACCCTGCGCTACTTCAAGCGCAAGCTGCAGACCAGCCATGTCGAGCTGTGCCTCGACACCCGGGTGGATGTGGCGCAACTGGTGGCTGGCGGTTTTGATGAAATCATCCTCGCCACTGGCATTGCCCCCCGCGTACCGGCGATCCCCGGGGTTGAGCACCCCAAGGTCCTGAGCTACCTGGACGTGCTGCTGCAGCGCAAGCCGGTGGGCAAGAGCGTGGCAGTGATCGGTGCCGGTGGCATTGGCTTCGACGTTTCCGAGTTCCTGGTGCACCAGGGCGTGGCCACCAGCCAGGATCGCGAAGCGTTCTGGAAGGAATGGGGCATCGACACCCAGCTTGAGGCCCGTGGCGGCGTGGCCGGAATCAAGGCCGAGCCCCATGCGCCGGCGCGTCAGGTGTTCCTGTTGCAGCGCAAGAAATCCAAGGTCGGCGACGGCCTGGGCAAGACCACCGGCTGGATCCACCGCACCGGGCTGAAGAACAAGCAGGTGCAGATGCTCAACAGTGTCGAGTACCTGAAGATCGACGATGCTGGCCTGCACATTCGTATTGGCGAAGCGGGTGAGCCCCAGGTGCTGGCGGTGGACAACATCGTCATCTGTGCCGGTCAAGACCCGCTGCGCGAGCTGCAGGACGGCCTGGTGGCGGCGGGGCAGAACGTGCACCTGATTGGCGGTGCCGATGTGGCTGCCGAGTTGGACGCCAAGCGCGCCATCAACCAGGGGTCGCGCCTGGCGGCCGAGCTGTAA
- the zapE gene encoding cell division protein ZapE, with translation MAALPPKPAPTRSPWRRLFARPAQHQSAAGAVIRDYFRHRAQDLGYTLSHSQLRVIDCMAQQAEGLAHSPGKAQSLYLYGAVGRGKSWLLDGFFRALPLAEKQRLHFHDFFTQLHQGMFRHQQQDDALETTLDELLNQCRVLCFDEFHVHDIGDAMLITRLFKALFKRGITLLVTSNYAPEGLLPNPLYHARFKPVIELIKQRMQVMEVGGPHDYRSQARTHEQQVFTQGCYVWPGTPAQRQALELPERHAPAQPLSVGARQLTVRQIQQRSIRFEFNDLCEQPTAVMDYLELSRRFDTWIIDELPELGECSIAAQQRFINLIDVLYDQDKRLLLIGQRPLAESLGGHAIDLARTRSRLGQLRKIGPEHALG, from the coding sequence TTGGCCGCTCTACCGCCAAAACCTGCACCGACCCGCTCTCCCTGGCGTCGCCTGTTCGCCAGGCCCGCGCAACACCAGAGCGCTGCCGGTGCGGTCATCCGCGACTACTTTCGCCACAGGGCCCAGGACCTGGGCTACACCCTGAGCCACAGCCAGTTGCGGGTGATCGACTGCATGGCCCAGCAGGCCGAAGGCCTGGCGCACTCACCCGGCAAGGCCCAGAGCCTGTACTTGTACGGTGCCGTCGGCCGAGGCAAGAGCTGGCTGCTGGACGGCTTCTTCCGCGCCCTGCCTCTCGCGGAAAAACAGCGCCTGCACTTCCATGACTTCTTCACCCAATTGCACCAGGGCATGTTCCGTCACCAGCAACAGGACGACGCCCTGGAAACCACCCTGGACGAACTGCTCAACCAGTGCCGGGTGCTGTGTTTCGACGAGTTCCATGTCCACGACATCGGCGATGCCATGCTCATCACCCGGCTGTTCAAGGCCTTGTTCAAACGCGGCATCACCCTGCTGGTCACCTCCAACTACGCTCCCGAAGGCTTGCTGCCCAATCCGCTGTACCACGCCCGTTTCAAGCCGGTGATCGAGCTGATCAAACAACGCATGCAGGTCATGGAAGTCGGCGGCCCCCACGACTACCGCAGCCAGGCCAGGACCCACGAGCAGCAGGTCTTCACCCAGGGATGCTATGTGTGGCCCGGCACCCCGGCCCAGCGCCAGGCCCTGGAACTGCCGGAACGCCATGCTCCGGCGCAGCCACTGAGCGTGGGCGCGCGACAGCTGACCGTGCGCCAGATCCAGCAGCGCAGCATCCGTTTTGAATTCAACGACCTGTGCGAACAGCCCACGGCCGTCATGGACTACCTGGAACTGAGCCGCCGCTTCGATACCTGGATCATCGACGAACTGCCCGAACTGGGAGAATGCTCGATCGCCGCCCAGCAGCGCTTCATCAACCTGATCGACGTGCTCTACGACCAGGACAAACGCCTGCTGCTGATCGGCCAGCGCCCGCTGGCTGAAAGCCTGGGCGGCCATGCCATTGACCTGGCACGCACCCGCAGTCGTCTCGGACAACTGCGGAAAATCGGTCCCGAACATGCATTGGGCTGA
- the phnX gene encoding phosphonoacetaldehyde hydrolase, with protein MNYSNPNQLQAAILDWAGTVVDFGSFAPTQIFVEAFAEFDVQVSIEEARGPMGMGKWDHIRTLCDLPEVAERYRKVFGRTPTDADVTAIYERFMPLQIEKIAEHSALIPGALEVIAQLRAQGIKIGSCSGYPKQVMDRVVALAASNGYVADHVVATDEVPNGRPWPAQALANVIALGIDDVGACVKIDDTVPGILEGRRAGMWTVALICSGNALGLSYEAYRALASDTLASERRRIHALFESSRPHYMIDSIADLPEVIADINRRLARGEMPQNH; from the coding sequence ATGAACTACAGCAACCCCAACCAGCTGCAAGCGGCGATCCTCGACTGGGCCGGCACCGTGGTCGACTTCGGCTCCTTCGCTCCGACGCAGATCTTTGTCGAAGCCTTTGCCGAATTCGATGTGCAGGTGTCCATTGAAGAAGCCCGCGGCCCCATGGGCATGGGCAAGTGGGACCATATCCGCACCCTGTGCGACCTGCCGGAGGTGGCCGAGCGCTACCGCAAAGTCTTCGGTCGTACGCCCACCGATGCTGACGTCACCGCCATCTACGAGCGCTTCATGCCCTTGCAGATCGAGAAAATCGCCGAGCATTCGGCATTGATCCCCGGCGCCCTGGAAGTGATTGCCCAGTTGCGCGCGCAAGGCATCAAGATCGGCTCCTGCTCCGGTTACCCCAAGCAAGTGATGGACAGGGTGGTGGCCCTGGCCGCCAGCAACGGCTACGTCGCCGACCATGTAGTGGCCACCGACGAAGTGCCCAACGGTCGCCCCTGGCCGGCCCAGGCCCTGGCCAACGTGATCGCCTTGGGGATCGACGACGTCGGCGCCTGCGTGAAGATCGACGACACCGTGCCAGGCATTCTCGAAGGTCGCCGCGCCGGCATGTGGACCGTGGCCCTGATCTGCTCGGGCAACGCCCTGGGCCTGAGCTACGAAGCCTACCGGGCCCTGGCCAGCGATACCCTGGCCAGCGAGCGCCGGCGCATCCACGCGCTGTTCGAAAGCTCGCGCCCGCACTACATGATCGACAGCATCGCCGACCTGCCCGAGGTCATCGCCGATATCAACCGGCGCCTGGCCCGGGGGGAGATGCCCCAGAACCATTGA
- a CDS encoding 2-aminoethylphosphonate--pyruvate transaminase: MSVAEPILLTPGPLTTSARTRQAMLVDWGSWDERFNQLTASLCRQLLAIVNGADSHCCVPLQGSGTFAVEAAIGTLVPRTGKVLVLINGAYGKRLAKICEVLGRDFSTFETAEDQPTTAADVERLLQADRAISHVALIHCETSTGILNPLPEIARVVADHGKRLIIDAMSSFGALPIDAREIPFEALIAASGKCLEGVPGMGFVLADKHSLAQAAGNAHSLAMDLHDQYNYMASTGQWRFTPPTHVVAALHEALLQYNEQGGLPARHARYADNCRALLQGMGELGLQSFLPEAIQAPIIVTFHAPKDPRYQFQDFYERVKAKGYILYPGKLTQVDTFRVGCIGHVDRRDMQAAVSAIGEALREL, translated from the coding sequence ATGAGCGTCGCCGAGCCCATCCTGCTTACCCCCGGCCCCCTGACCACCTCCGCCCGCACCCGCCAGGCGATGCTGGTGGACTGGGGCTCATGGGATGAGCGCTTCAACCAACTGACGGCCAGCCTGTGCCGGCAACTGCTGGCCATCGTCAACGGCGCCGACAGCCACTGCTGCGTGCCCCTGCAAGGCAGTGGCACCTTCGCCGTGGAGGCGGCCATCGGCACCCTGGTGCCCCGGACCGGCAAGGTCCTGGTGCTGATCAACGGTGCCTACGGCAAGCGCCTGGCGAAGATCTGCGAAGTGCTGGGCCGGGATTTCAGCACCTTTGAAACCGCCGAAGACCAGCCCACCACCGCCGCCGACGTCGAGCGCCTGCTCCAGGCCGACCGCGCCATCAGCCACGTGGCGCTGATCCACTGCGAAACCAGCACCGGCATCCTCAACCCGCTGCCGGAGATCGCCCGGGTGGTGGCCGACCACGGCAAGCGCCTGATCATCGACGCCATGAGCTCTTTTGGCGCGCTGCCCATCGATGCCCGGGAAATCCCCTTCGAGGCGCTGATCGCCGCCTCCGGCAAATGCCTGGAAGGCGTGCCCGGCATGGGTTTTGTCCTGGCCGACAAACACTCCCTGGCCCAGGCTGCGGGCAACGCCCATTCCCTGGCCATGGACTTGCACGACCAGTACAACTACATGGCCAGCACCGGCCAGTGGCGCTTCACCCCGCCGACCCACGTAGTCGCTGCGTTACATGAAGCCCTGCTGCAATACAACGAGCAAGGCGGCCTGCCGGCGCGCCATGCACGCTATGCCGACAACTGTCGGGCGCTGCTGCAGGGCATGGGCGAACTGGGCCTGCAGAGCTTCCTGCCAGAGGCGATCCAGGCGCCGATCATCGTCACCTTCCATGCCCCGAAAGACCCGCGCTACCAGTTCCAGGACTTCTACGAGCGGGTCAAGGCCAAGGGCTACATCCTCTACCCGGGCAAGCTGACCCAGGTCGACACCTTCCGCGTGGGCTGCATCGGCCACGTCGACCGCCGCGACATGCAGGCCGCGGTGAGCGCCATAGGCGAAGCCCTGCGGGAACTCTGA
- a CDS encoding Csu type fimbrial protein, producing the protein MKGRNWTIIALGSLCLLVDDAQAAISGQIQARLVIQASCQVSSAGNDPAAGPVSDSGLLDFGRQGPTWVNPIKASLSDSAEGRLQVACNPSVTGFTVTINGGLNGDGTTRRLSNGRQTIPYRLFVDASGSDSYSIDQQRNFAVSSGRRIPIPVFGSVVANTRAVPAGVYTDTLTITLDW; encoded by the coding sequence ATGAAGGGCAGGAACTGGACGATCATCGCCTTGGGTTCGTTGTGCCTGCTGGTCGACGATGCCCAGGCGGCGATCAGCGGACAGATTCAGGCGCGCCTGGTGATCCAGGCCAGTTGCCAGGTGAGCAGCGCCGGCAACGATCCCGCCGCAGGTCCCGTCAGCGACTCGGGCCTGCTCGATTTCGGCCGGCAAGGTCCGACCTGGGTCAACCCGATCAAGGCCAGCCTTAGCGACAGTGCCGAAGGCCGCTTGCAGGTGGCCTGCAACCCCTCGGTCACCGGGTTCACCGTGACCATCAATGGCGGCCTCAATGGCGACGGCACGACCAGGCGCCTGAGCAACGGACGCCAGACCATTCCCTATCGATTGTTCGTCGATGCATCCGGTAGCGACAGCTACAGCATCGACCAGCAGCGCAATTTCGCAGTGAGCAGCGGCAGGCGGATTCCCATTCCGGTGTTCGGCTCGGTGGTCGCGAATACCCGCGCGGTTCCGGCAGGGGTCTACACCGACACCCTGACCATCACGCTGGATTGGTAA